In Marinobacter sp. LQ44, the following are encoded in one genomic region:
- a CDS encoding ATP-binding protein, whose amino-acid sequence MASLGRRIGDLFRSLQLTLVLSIVVPLLLFSGIAIYIGLGAVEKALNERLREDLELVARAVSGPLSNALVEKDELVLGESLKSIFQIGRISGASVFDEEGNRVASLGVADSDVTNSVSAERVIASGELGGAFRRVDGESVFSQFTPLVGEDGRIQGLLQVTRQRSDFHDLVASSRWWAVGIWSVLAVTIILVVVLGHYRTVGRHVNGLMENMDKLAPGRWFLATPAAGPRELRQIHRGIRDMGRRMGDAEAEIEDRIARERALAEQLEYQEKVAMIGRVAGGVAHELGAPLNVIQGRARILARAGLPDDQQRHLTDIEHQVQRMTTIIQQLLDCFRHVPDSRRPLDLSDVLRDVMARASEDERCSHCRLETDGFDQPMPTRAEPLRAGLACLNVIRNGCQSARSRLRVTAHQSSDCWEIRVEDDGPGIAPEDRDRIFEPFYSTRPAGEGTGLGLAVVSSVMKEHGGRVGVEESSLGGCRMSLYFPREAGV is encoded by the coding sequence ATGGCTTCCCTTGGCCGCCGAATTGGTGACCTGTTTCGTTCGTTGCAGCTGACGCTGGTTCTGAGCATCGTGGTTCCGCTGCTGCTGTTCAGCGGTATTGCGATATACATCGGCCTGGGCGCGGTTGAAAAAGCATTGAATGAACGCCTTCGTGAAGACCTTGAGCTGGTTGCCAGGGCGGTCAGCGGCCCGCTGTCCAATGCCCTGGTGGAGAAAGATGAACTGGTGCTTGGGGAATCCCTCAAGTCCATCTTCCAGATTGGCCGCATTTCCGGGGCGTCTGTGTTTGATGAAGAAGGTAACCGGGTGGCCAGCCTTGGGGTGGCGGATTCTGACGTCACCAACAGCGTGAGTGCCGAGCGGGTGATCGCCAGTGGCGAGCTGGGTGGTGCTTTCCGGCGGGTGGATGGCGAATCGGTGTTTTCGCAGTTCACGCCGCTGGTCGGCGAAGACGGCCGTATTCAGGGGCTGCTACAGGTGACCAGACAGCGCAGTGACTTCCACGACCTGGTGGCATCAAGCCGCTGGTGGGCGGTGGGTATCTGGTCTGTGCTCGCGGTGACCATCATCCTGGTGGTGGTTCTGGGGCATTACCGTACTGTGGGGCGCCACGTGAATGGATTGATGGAGAACATGGATAAATTGGCGCCTGGCCGTTGGTTTCTGGCGACCCCTGCGGCAGGGCCGCGGGAGTTGCGACAGATTCACCGGGGTATTCGGGATATGGGCCGGCGCATGGGCGATGCCGAGGCGGAGATCGAAGACCGGATCGCCCGGGAAAGAGCGCTGGCGGAACAACTGGAGTATCAGGAGAAGGTGGCCATGATCGGCCGCGTTGCCGGCGGGGTGGCCCATGAGTTGGGGGCGCCGCTGAATGTGATTCAGGGCCGTGCCCGGATACTCGCCAGGGCCGGGCTGCCGGACGATCAACAGCGGCACCTTACGGATATCGAGCACCAGGTGCAGCGGATGACCACTATCATTCAGCAGCTGCTGGACTGTTTCCGCCATGTGCCTGACTCCAGGCGGCCACTGGACCTGTCTGATGTTCTGCGAGACGTTATGGCCCGCGCCTCCGAAGATGAACGTTGCAGCCATTGTCGGCTGGAAACCGATGGCTTTGATCAACCTATGCCTACCCGGGCCGAGCCGCTGCGGGCTGGTCTGGCGTGTCTGAACGTGATCCGAAATGGCTGTCAGTCCGCCCGCAGCCGGCTCAGGGTGACGGCTCACCAGTCCAGTGATTGCTGGGAAATCCGGGTAGAGGATGACGGCCCGGGCATCGCGCCTGAGGACCGGGACAGGATCTTCGAGCCCTTCTACAGTACCCGCCCCGCCGGCGAAGGGACTGGCCTTGGGCTGGCGGTTGTGAGCAGTGTCATGAAGGAGCATGGAGGTCGCGTAGGTGTGGAAGAAAGCAGTCTGGGCGGGTGTCGAATGAGTCTGTATTTTCCCAGGGAGGCTGGCGTATGA
- a CDS encoding DUF4168 domain-containing protein, with protein sequence MNKLLISITASLAMLAAAPAIAQQDAQQGAEYADPAAQNAQDANYSDSELQQFVEAQSGVMEVREDYIAKIEAADSQQEAQELQMEANDKMVGVIEEVGMDIPTYNAIATAYSSNPEVRNRVDSMM encoded by the coding sequence ATGAATAAACTGCTGATTTCCATTACCGCTTCCCTGGCCATGCTCGCGGCTGCACCTGCCATTGCCCAGCAAGATGCCCAGCAAGGCGCTGAATACGCAGACCCAGCGGCTCAGAATGCTCAGGATGCCAACTACAGCGATTCCGAGCTGCAGCAGTTCGTGGAAGCACAATCCGGCGTCATGGAAGTTCGTGAGGACTACATTGCCAAGATTGAAGCGGCTGATTCCCAGCAAGAGGCCCAGGAACTGCAAATGGAAGCCAACGACAAAATGGTGGGCGTGATCGAGGAAGTCGGTATGGATATTCCGACCTATAACGCCATCGCGACGGCTTACAGCAGCAACCCGGAAGTACGTAACCGCGTTGACTCCATGATGTAA
- the dctP gene encoding TRAP transporter substrate-binding protein DctP: protein MIKNHVRHWLALAACTAMLSGCSDAPSPGDQSSQQTISEKYPITWRFALEEIEGSVQHQYAEAFRAHIEDISDGLIEVDVFPYGSLGTSTQLTELARNGSVNLAFASPGHLADTVPEAGIFNLHFLIPEQPEAARQLLEDPELISQFQQPYQQTGLQLLGFISEGWMTWTANQPLRSPDDFQGLRIRTMTSDMAAEAYRAYGAEPVQTPYSQVYSDLQLRKIDGQTNPVFAIEEMDFHEVQTTLTMAQASYFVASIVSNQQWYNNLPEQERTWLNEAVRDLAEFAWDSQEALNQQRLERMVETGGIQVIRLNQEERERFRQASLPVRDKYLEQTGETGRALLEFVDEWTQP from the coding sequence ATGATCAAAAACCACGTCCGCCACTGGCTGGCACTGGCAGCCTGCACCGCGATGCTTTCCGGATGTTCCGACGCCCCTTCACCCGGCGACCAAAGCAGCCAGCAAACCATCTCGGAGAAATACCCGATTACCTGGCGTTTTGCCCTGGAAGAGATTGAAGGCAGCGTGCAGCATCAGTACGCAGAAGCATTCCGCGCCCATATTGAGGATATTTCGGACGGCCTTATTGAGGTGGACGTCTTTCCTTACGGGTCTCTGGGTACCTCCACGCAGCTCACCGAACTGGCCCGCAATGGCTCGGTGAACCTGGCCTTTGCCTCGCCCGGGCACCTGGCCGACACGGTTCCGGAAGCCGGCATTTTCAACCTGCACTTTCTTATACCCGAGCAACCGGAAGCCGCGCGGCAGTTGCTGGAAGATCCGGAGTTGATCTCACAGTTCCAGCAGCCCTACCAGCAAACCGGCCTGCAATTACTGGGCTTTATTTCGGAAGGCTGGATGACCTGGACCGCCAATCAGCCCCTGCGCTCGCCAGACGACTTCCAGGGCCTGCGCATCCGTACGATGACGTCAGACATGGCTGCCGAGGCTTACCGTGCGTACGGGGCGGAGCCGGTTCAGACGCCCTATTCCCAAGTCTACAGTGACCTTCAGCTACGCAAGATCGACGGCCAGACCAACCCGGTGTTTGCCATTGAGGAAATGGATTTCCATGAAGTGCAGACCACCCTCACCATGGCACAGGCGTCCTATTTTGTCGCCTCGATCGTGTCTAATCAGCAGTGGTACAACAACCTGCCCGAACAGGAACGCACCTGGCTGAACGAGGCGGTGCGGGATCTGGCGGAGTTCGCCTGGGACAGCCAGGAAGCCCTTAATCAGCAGCGACTGGAGCGCATGGTGGAAACCGGCGGAATTCAGGTAATCCGGCTTAACCAGGAGGAGCGGGAACGATTCCGGCAAGCCAGCCTGCCGGTACGGGACAAATACCTTGAACAGACCGGTGAAACCGGCCGGGCCCTGCTGGAATTTGTGGACGAATGGACGCAGCCCTAG
- a CDS encoding mechanosensitive ion channel family protein, giving the protein MGDFGFRETFASITTDALLNALMVVILASLVIMLVQKLLPALAGKLGGKLRLYLLASVPLLRLLIIVLTIVTVVPILVEPSFENMVAIFGALGLALGFAFKDYANSLIAGIVTLYEMPYRPGDWIEVNGRYGEVRSIGTRAAEIVTLDDTVIVIPHSLLWNTLLANGNDGTDNLMCVAELHLDPNHNVARMQQLFRDVVFTCPLTKTYQPVIVTVSATDDAMRYRLKAYPLEPREQSRFISDLTARAADVCAREGVRMVSKRVTDAA; this is encoded by the coding sequence ATGGGCGATTTCGGTTTCAGGGAGACATTTGCTTCGATCACTACTGACGCGTTGCTGAATGCATTGATGGTGGTGATACTGGCATCTTTAGTGATCATGCTGGTGCAAAAGCTGCTCCCGGCCCTCGCGGGGAAGCTCGGGGGCAAACTCAGGCTTTACCTGCTGGCGTCAGTACCGCTTCTGCGGTTACTGATTATTGTGCTGACCATTGTGACGGTGGTGCCCATCCTGGTGGAGCCGTCTTTTGAGAACATGGTGGCAATTTTCGGGGCCCTGGGCCTGGCGCTGGGGTTTGCCTTCAAGGATTACGCCAACAGTCTGATCGCGGGCATTGTGACCCTCTATGAGATGCCTTATCGCCCGGGGGACTGGATTGAGGTGAACGGTCGGTACGGTGAGGTGAGGTCGATCGGTACTAGGGCAGCGGAGATTGTCACCCTGGATGACACCGTGATCGTGATTCCCCACAGCCTGTTGTGGAATACCCTGCTGGCGAACGGCAATGACGGCACCGACAACCTGATGTGTGTGGCCGAGCTGCACCTGGACCCAAACCACAACGTGGCGCGGATGCAGCAGCTGTTTCGGGACGTGGTGTTTACCTGCCCATTGACCAAAACCTATCAGCCGGTGATTGTGACCGTTTCCGCCACTGACGACGCCATGCGCTATCGCCTCAAGGCCTACCCATTGGAGCCCAGGGAGCAGAGCCGGTTTATCTCGGACCTGACCGCAAGGGCGGCCGATGTCTGTGCCCGGGAAGGCGTTCGGATGGTATCAAAACGGGTGACAGACGCAGCCTAG
- a CDS encoding 23S rRNA (adenine(2030)-N(6))-methyltransferase RlmJ, with the protein MLSYLHAFHAGNFADVQKHAALTLALAMMQAKKTPIACFDTHAGSAMYDLASDRARKTAEADSGIQRLWAMRQRLASMDWRPMLEVLARHNGAGETLAHYPGSPAWFAEFARPGDSVTAFELHPSEGRALEIWARDAGVRVLQQDGLAGLVRQLPPPQPRLLTLIDPSYEIKDDYQQVSDTLHKAWKKCRHGVYLIWYPILTSGLEQRLISELEKGDVRKILRHEVRLDQPPERGMVGSGLLVVNPPWGFEQRFVAMMDDVQGDAGLGLSQSLSWLVPE; encoded by the coding sequence ATGCTGAGTTACCTTCACGCCTTTCACGCTGGCAACTTTGCCGATGTGCAAAAACACGCTGCCCTCACGCTGGCGCTGGCCATGATGCAGGCGAAAAAGACCCCGATTGCCTGTTTTGATACCCACGCCGGCAGTGCGATGTACGATCTGGCCAGCGACCGGGCCAGGAAAACGGCGGAGGCCGACAGCGGTATCCAGCGATTGTGGGCCATGCGCCAGAGGCTGGCGTCAATGGACTGGCGCCCGATGCTGGAGGTGTTGGCACGTCATAATGGTGCTGGTGAAACCCTGGCCCATTATCCCGGTTCTCCCGCCTGGTTTGCGGAATTTGCCCGCCCTGGTGATTCCGTGACGGCCTTTGAACTGCACCCGTCCGAGGGGCGAGCCCTGGAAATCTGGGCTCGTGATGCCGGTGTCCGGGTGCTGCAGCAGGATGGACTGGCAGGACTGGTCCGACAGTTGCCGCCGCCCCAGCCAAGACTGCTGACCCTGATCGATCCCTCCTATGAGATCAAAGACGATTACCAGCAGGTTTCGGATACTTTGCACAAGGCATGGAAAAAATGCCGTCACGGGGTCTATCTTATCTGGTATCCCATCCTGACCAGCGGATTGGAGCAGCGCCTGATTAGCGAGCTGGAAAAAGGCGACGTGCGCAAGATCCTGCGCCATGAGGTGCGGCTGGATCAACCGCCGGAGCGCGGCATGGTCGGTTCAGGTTTGTTGGTGGTGAATCCGCCCTGGGGCTTTGAACAACGCTTCGTGGCTATGATGGATGATGTGCAGGGCGACGCAGGGCTTGGCTTATCTCAGTCCCTGAGCTGGCTGGTTCCGGAATAA